Proteins from a genomic interval of Streptomyces fodineus:
- a CDS encoding family 2B encapsulin nanocompartment shell protein, translating to MTTPDSATGPAVDEPAPEPETDGQLTSLSTRAARQLTTTTKSEPQMQAITSRWLLKTLPWVDVKGGAYRVNRRLTLRTGRGRVHFEQNGADDIRVIPQTLTELPILRGYPDTDVLREISTRFQPREVRAGQVLFEAGQPVTEAYLVVHGRFTRYTAGKYGEEEITGVVTDGDQMGDEAVGQSDPLWLASVRAETAGVVLALPWAVVQEFTERVPSLAAHLQAYVERQNRPMNRKGEAEVPVQAGHVGEPTLPGGFVDYELTPREYELSLTQTVLRVHTRVADLYNHPMDQTQQQLRLTVEEIRERQEWELVNNREFGLLHNVDYGQRISTFTGPPVPDDMDELLSMRRKTKVFLAHPKAIAAFFRQCNRRGLVPGTASVDGHEVPAWRGVPIFPCSKIPISDDHTTSIIALRTGEADQGVIGLHQTGIPEEFQPGLNVRFMGIDAAAIISYLVTAYYSMAILVPDAAGILENVQIGRFPE from the coding sequence GTGACCACACCGGACAGCGCCACCGGTCCCGCCGTCGACGAACCAGCCCCCGAGCCCGAGACCGACGGGCAGCTCACCAGCCTCAGCACCCGGGCGGCCCGCCAGCTCACCACCACCACCAAGTCCGAACCGCAGATGCAGGCCATCACCTCGCGATGGCTGCTGAAGACACTGCCCTGGGTGGACGTCAAGGGCGGCGCCTACCGGGTCAACCGGCGCCTGACGCTGCGCACGGGGCGCGGCCGGGTGCACTTCGAGCAGAACGGCGCCGACGACATCCGGGTCATCCCTCAGACGCTGACCGAGCTGCCGATCCTGCGCGGCTACCCCGACACCGACGTGCTCCGGGAGATCTCCACCCGTTTCCAGCCCCGGGAGGTGCGCGCGGGGCAGGTGCTGTTCGAGGCGGGCCAGCCGGTGACGGAGGCCTATCTGGTCGTCCACGGCCGGTTCACCCGCTACACCGCCGGCAAGTACGGGGAGGAGGAGATCACCGGGGTCGTCACCGACGGCGACCAGATGGGCGACGAGGCGGTCGGCCAGTCCGATCCGCTGTGGCTGGCCTCGGTGCGGGCCGAGACCGCGGGCGTGGTGCTGGCGCTGCCGTGGGCCGTCGTGCAGGAGTTCACCGAGCGGGTGCCCTCCCTCGCCGCGCATCTCCAGGCCTATGTCGAGCGGCAGAACCGGCCCATGAACCGCAAGGGCGAGGCCGAGGTGCCGGTGCAGGCCGGCCATGTCGGCGAGCCCACGCTGCCCGGCGGCTTCGTGGACTACGAACTCACCCCGCGCGAATACGAGTTGTCCCTCACCCAGACCGTGCTGCGGGTGCACACCCGGGTCGCCGATCTCTACAACCACCCGATGGACCAGACCCAGCAGCAGCTCAGGCTCACGGTCGAGGAGATCCGCGAGCGCCAGGAGTGGGAGCTCGTCAACAACCGGGAGTTCGGGCTGCTGCACAATGTCGACTACGGGCAGCGGATCAGCACCTTCACCGGTCCGCCGGTGCCGGACGACATGGACGAGCTGCTGTCGATGCGGCGCAAGACCAAGGTGTTCCTCGCGCATCCCAAGGCGATCGCGGCGTTCTTCCGGCAGTGCAACCGGCGCGGTCTGGTGCCCGGCACCGCGAGCGTCGACGGCCATGAGGTACCGGCGTGGCGCGGGGTGCCGATCTTCCCGTGCAGCAAGATCCCGATCAGCGACGACCACACCACGAGCATCATCGCGCTGCGCACCGGCGAGGCCGACCAGGGCGTCATCGGCCTGCACCAGACGGGCATCCCGGAGGAGTTCCAGCCGGGGCTGAACGTCCGGTTCATGGGCATCGACGCCGCCGCGATCATCAGCTACCTCGTCACCGCCTACTACTCGATGGCGATCCTCGTGCCCGACGCGGCCGGGATCCTGGAGAACGTACAGATCGGCCGGTTCCCCGAATGA
- a CDS encoding zinc-binding alcohol dehydrogenase family protein produces the protein MRAWSVVRPGPVDGRPLELVERPVPVPGADELLVRVRACGVCRTDLHVAEGDLPVHRAGVTPGHEVVGEVVGAGAAVRDFAAGDRVGVAWLRRTDGVCAYCARGAENLCPHSEYTGWDADGGYAQYTTVPAGFAYRLPQALDDVAAAPLLCAGIIGHRALRRTALPAGGRLGLYGFGGSAHLCAQVALAEGARVHVVTRSAAARRLALELGAASAHDVGEPPPEPLDAAILFAPAGGLVPVALRALDRGGVLALAGIHLTDVPPLHYETELFYEKELRSVTSNTRADGREFLALAARHGVRATTHPYPLSRAPQALGDLKAGRFDGAAVLVDDLS, from the coding sequence ATGCGGGCGTGGTCGGTGGTACGGCCGGGGCCGGTCGACGGGCGGCCCCTGGAGCTGGTGGAGCGGCCGGTGCCGGTGCCCGGGGCGGACGAGCTGCTGGTGCGGGTGCGGGCCTGCGGGGTGTGCCGGACCGACCTGCATGTCGCCGAGGGTGATCTGCCGGTGCACCGGGCCGGGGTGACCCCCGGCCACGAGGTCGTCGGCGAGGTCGTGGGGGCCGGGGCCGCGGTGCGGGACTTCGCGGCGGGCGACCGGGTGGGCGTGGCCTGGCTGCGGCGCACCGACGGGGTGTGCGCGTACTGCGCGCGGGGCGCCGAGAACCTGTGCCCGCACTCGGAGTACACCGGCTGGGACGCCGACGGCGGATACGCGCAGTACACGACCGTGCCCGCCGGGTTCGCCTACCGGCTGCCTCAGGCCCTGGACGACGTGGCGGCGGCGCCGCTGCTGTGCGCGGGGATCATCGGCCATCGCGCGCTGCGCCGGACCGCGCTGCCCGCGGGCGGCCGGCTCGGGCTGTACGGCTTCGGCGGCAGCGCCCACCTGTGCGCGCAGGTGGCGCTCGCCGAGGGCGCCCGGGTGCATGTGGTCACCCGGAGTGCGGCGGCCCGGCGGCTGGCCCTGGAGCTGGGCGCGGCCTCGGCGCACGACGTCGGCGAGCCGCCGCCGGAGCCGCTGGACGCGGCGATCCTGTTCGCCCCGGCCGGCGGGCTGGTCCCGGTGGCGCTGCGCGCCCTCGACCGGGGCGGGGTGCTGGCCCTCGCCGGCATCCATCTGACCGACGTACCGCCGCTGCACTACGAGACCGAGCTCTTCTACGAGAAGGAGCTGCGCAGCGTCACCTCCAACACCCGTGCGGACGGCCGGGAGTTCCTCGCCCTCGCCGCCCGGCACGGTGTCCGCGCGACCACGCACCCCTATCCGCTGTCGCGGGCCCCACAGGCGCTCGGCGATCTCAAGGCCGGCCGGTTCGACGGGGCGGCCGTGCTGGTCGACGACCTGTCCTGA
- a CDS encoding VOC family protein, which translates to MAVQPEGTPCWADAMFSDVEGAKRFYSDVLGWTFGESSSEYGNYTQAYADGKAVAAVVPPMPGQEGQSQWCLYFASPDAAATAGKIRENGGEVLMEPMQVGDFGTMCLAREPSGAVFGVWQAGTHEGFEATATPGAYCWAEVFTREPEKADTFLSAVFPYRMKDILDDAVDFRMFDIGENTVLGRMRMTDDFPPEVPSYINVYFTVDDCDAAVARATKLGGVLRFGPMSSPFGRFAALSDPQGANFSVIDITTTEGEMPKVQDV; encoded by the coding sequence ATGGCCGTGCAACCCGAGGGAACGCCCTGTTGGGCCGATGCGATGTTCAGCGACGTCGAGGGAGCCAAGCGCTTCTACAGCGACGTCCTCGGCTGGACCTTCGGCGAGTCGTCGTCGGAGTACGGCAACTACACGCAGGCCTACGCGGACGGCAAGGCGGTGGCCGCCGTCGTCCCGCCCATGCCGGGCCAGGAGGGCCAGTCGCAGTGGTGCCTGTACTTCGCCTCGCCGGACGCCGCCGCCACCGCCGGGAAGATCCGGGAGAACGGCGGCGAGGTGCTGATGGAGCCGATGCAGGTAGGTGACTTCGGCACGATGTGCCTGGCCCGCGAGCCCAGCGGGGCCGTCTTCGGGGTGTGGCAGGCCGGTACCCACGAGGGCTTCGAGGCGACCGCGACCCCGGGCGCCTACTGCTGGGCCGAGGTCTTCACCCGTGAGCCCGAGAAGGCCGACACCTTCCTCTCCGCCGTCTTCCCGTACCGGATGAAGGACATCCTGGACGACGCGGTGGACTTCCGGATGTTCGACATCGGCGAGAACACCGTCCTCGGCCGGATGCGGATGACCGACGACTTCCCGCCCGAGGTGCCCTCGTACATCAATGTCTATTTCACCGTGGACGACTGCGACGCGGCCGTGGCCCGGGCCACCAAGCTGGGCGGTGTCCTCCGCTTCGGGCCGATGAGCAGCCCCTTCGGCCGGTTCGCGGCCCTGAGCGACCCGCAGGGCGCGAACTTCTCGGTGATCGACATCACGACCACCGAGGGCGAGATGCCCAAGGTCCAGGACGTCTGA